From a region of the Agromyces ramosus genome:
- the dcd gene encoding dCTP deaminase encodes MLLSDRDIRAELDQQRIGLEPYEPSMIQPSSIDVRLDRYFRLFDNHKYPFIDPAEDQPELTHLIEVRPDEAFILHPGEFVLASTYEAVTLPDDVAARLEGKSSLGRLGLLTHSTAGFIDPGFTGHVTLELSNVATLPIKLWPGMKIGQMCFFRLSSPSERPYGSAEYANRYQGQRGPTASRSFHNFHRTDVGVTDAGAHGN; translated from the coding sequence GTGCTTCTCTCGGATCGCGACATCAGGGCCGAACTCGACCAGCAGCGCATCGGCTTGGAACCCTACGAACCGAGCATGATCCAGCCCTCCTCGATCGACGTCCGACTCGACCGGTACTTCCGGCTGTTCGACAACCACAAGTACCCCTTCATCGATCCCGCCGAAGACCAGCCCGAGCTCACCCACCTCATCGAGGTGCGGCCCGACGAGGCGTTCATCCTGCACCCCGGCGAGTTCGTGCTCGCGTCGACCTACGAGGCGGTCACCCTGCCCGACGATGTCGCGGCCCGCCTCGAGGGCAAGAGCTCGCTCGGCCGGCTCGGCCTGCTCACGCACTCCACGGCCGGCTTCATCGACCCCGGGTTCACCGGCCACGTCACGCTCGAGCTCTCGAACGTGGCGACACTGCCCATCAAGCTCTGGCCGGGCATGAAGATCGGGCAGATGTGCTTCTTCCGCCTCTCGTCGCCGAGCGAGCGCCCCTACGGCTCGGCGGAGTACGCGAACCGCTACCAGGGCCAGCGCGGGCCCACCGCGTCGCGCTCGTTCCACAACTTCCACCGCACCGACGTCGGCGTGACCGATGCGGGAGCCCACGGCAACTGA
- a CDS encoding glucoamylase family protein encodes MRSNLRALIGVAAAVALLVPPTATFAGDENGRKPGSSTQVLREYAADTWTSLVAMTDEQTGLVADNIEGDLSAPAEYTSPTNIGGYLWSTVVARDLHLITRKEARDRMSTTLATLATLERHEPSGMYYNWYSPTDGTKLTTWPTNGSAVHPFLSTVDNGWLATALRVVAAAEPKLASDATALYDSMDFGWYHDLNARPEVGINRGGFWVEAPPGCSAPGNYGDDGPAVYYTCHWYDTTVSESRIATYLGIANGQIPAEGYYGTLRTMPDQGCDWDWQEQKPTGEWREYLGVPVFEGVYEYRGMKLVPAWGGSMFEALMPDLFVPESDWGAESWAVNHPATVRAQLEHGLDEAGYGYWGFSPASDPFGEYREYGVEVIGISSDGYASDVERTNVDVGYEGCREATNPTPEFGDGVVTPHAAFLALPYDKHAVLENLAGLKNDLGAYGPGGFYDSVAVGSGTLAERYLSLDQSMIMAAIGNELGDDLLKHYFVDDSFEQAVRPLVEALDFGSVLPE; translated from the coding sequence ATGCGATCGAATCTGCGCGCGCTGATCGGCGTGGCCGCGGCCGTGGCATTGCTCGTGCCACCGACGGCCACCTTCGCCGGCGATGAGAACGGCAGGAAGCCGGGATCGTCCACCCAGGTGCTCCGCGAGTACGCGGCCGACACCTGGACCTCGCTCGTCGCGATGACCGACGAGCAGACCGGTCTCGTCGCCGACAACATCGAAGGCGACCTGAGCGCCCCGGCCGAATACACGAGCCCCACGAACATCGGCGGCTACCTCTGGTCGACCGTCGTCGCCCGCGACCTGCACCTCATCACGAGAAAAGAGGCGCGCGACCGCATGAGCACGACGCTCGCCACGCTCGCGACGCTCGAGCGGCACGAACCGAGCGGCATGTACTACAACTGGTACTCGCCCACCGACGGCACGAAGCTCACGACCTGGCCCACGAACGGCAGCGCGGTGCATCCGTTCCTCTCGACCGTCGACAACGGATGGCTCGCCACGGCGCTGCGCGTCGTCGCCGCGGCCGAACCGAAGCTCGCGAGCGACGCGACCGCCCTCTACGACAGCATGGACTTCGGCTGGTACCACGACCTCAACGCTCGCCCCGAGGTCGGCATCAACCGCGGCGGCTTCTGGGTCGAGGCGCCTCCCGGCTGCTCGGCGCCCGGCAACTACGGCGATGACGGACCCGCCGTGTACTACACCTGCCACTGGTACGACACGACTGTGAGCGAGTCGCGCATCGCGACCTACCTCGGCATCGCGAACGGGCAGATCCCCGCCGAGGGGTACTACGGCACCCTGCGCACGATGCCCGACCAGGGCTGCGACTGGGATTGGCAGGAGCAGAAGCCCACCGGCGAGTGGCGCGAGTACCTCGGCGTGCCGGTCTTCGAGGGCGTGTACGAGTACCGCGGCATGAAGCTGGTCCCGGCCTGGGGCGGCAGCATGTTCGAGGCGCTGATGCCCGACCTGTTCGTGCCCGAGTCCGACTGGGGCGCCGAGTCGTGGGCCGTCAATCACCCGGCGACCGTGCGGGCGCAGCTCGAGCACGGCCTCGACGAGGCCGGCTACGGGTACTGGGGCTTCTCACCGGCATCCGACCCCTTCGGTGAATACCGCGAATACGGGGTCGAGGTGATCGGCATCAGCTCAGACGGCTACGCGAGCGACGTCGAACGCACGAACGTCGACGTCGGCTACGAGGGATGCCGCGAGGCCACGAACCCGACCCCCGAATTCGGCGACGGCGTGGTGACCCCGCACGCCGCGTTCCTCGCGCTCCCCTATGACAAGCACGCGGTGCTCGAGAACCTCGCGGGATTGAAGAACGACCTGGGCGCCTACGGGCCCGGCGGCTTCTACGACTCGGTCGCCGTCGGCAGCGGCACGCTCGCCGAGCGCTACCTGAGCCTCGACCAGTCGATGATCATGGCCGCCATCGGCAACGAGCTCGGCGACGACCTGCTGAAGCACTACTTCGTCGACGACTCGTTCGAGCAGGCCGTGCGACCGCTGGTCGAAGCACTCGACTTCGGTTCGGTGCTGCCCGAGTAG
- a CDS encoding carbohydrate ABC transporter permease produces MRRSRSGGLVGRGSHLVVAWLVTIAFVFPIYVALSSAFKSQEQILENPLSLPAPFTLTNVITALQRPDQLVQTGLLNSIVVTSLTVGLLIPLASALSLYISERRPRIQAILLAVFAFGLMAPPQVVLQPIVGLLHTIGLANTYPGLILSNIGGGYMSFAVFVYVGFLRTIPKETIEAARVDGASDLRIWWTIVLPLVRPATATVAIFLGLWVWNDFLNPLFILGPLQGQTITTGIYVSLGTYSTDYGQLFGIMFLAAIVPLVGYLVSQREFIHGLMSGASK; encoded by the coding sequence GTGAGGCGCTCGAGATCCGGCGGCCTGGTGGGCCGCGGCAGCCACCTCGTGGTGGCCTGGCTTGTGACGATCGCTTTCGTCTTCCCCATCTATGTGGCATTGTCCAGCGCGTTCAAGAGCCAAGAGCAGATCCTCGAGAATCCGCTGTCCCTTCCCGCGCCCTTCACACTGACGAACGTCATCACAGCGCTTCAGCGCCCCGATCAGCTGGTGCAGACCGGTCTGCTCAATTCGATCGTGGTGACATCGCTCACGGTCGGCCTCCTCATTCCGCTCGCCTCCGCATTGAGCTTGTACATCTCGGAACGACGGCCACGTATTCAAGCGATCCTTCTCGCGGTGTTCGCCTTCGGCCTGATGGCACCGCCGCAGGTCGTGCTCCAGCCCATCGTCGGGCTGCTGCACACGATCGGCCTCGCGAACACCTATCCCGGTCTGATCCTCTCCAACATCGGAGGCGGCTACATGTCATTCGCCGTCTTCGTCTACGTCGGGTTCCTGCGGACGATCCCGAAGGAGACGATCGAGGCGGCCCGAGTCGATGGAGCCTCCGACCTGCGGATCTGGTGGACGATCGTCCTGCCCCTCGTGCGCCCGGCGACGGCCACGGTGGCGATCTTCCTGGGACTGTGGGTATGGAACGACTTCCTCAACCCGCTGTTCATCCTCGGACCGCTGCAAGGCCAAACCATCACCACCGGCATCTACGTGTCGCTCGGTACGTACTCGACGGACTACGGCCAGCTGTTCGGAATCATGTTCCTTGCTGCGATCGTGCCCCTCGTCGGGTACCTGGTGAGCCAGCGGGAGTTCATTCACGGGCTCATGTCGGGTGCCTCGAAGTAG
- a CDS encoding carbohydrate ABC transporter permease, with protein MADRLTLTRRSPAVAPFARRSVGLALRARRPLGLAPLAWTAMALYAAFLIYPIVQGLFNSFTNASPLALSSAFVGLDNYVDLFTDRRLLSSLGFTLLVTVFVTVAANAIGLALALLLNRSTTNYRVMKTLIFIPQVLSGVIVAFIWRSILTQNGLLNSVLQNLGLIDAPVSWIGTPGLAALAVCVVVSWVTIAFATVVYTASLQSVPAELYEAARMDGAGVWSRFRNVTLPMIAPGTTISVVLCLITTFKLYDVIAVLTGGGPAESTKSTAFYLITVAFTDNRFGYGSAIAMLLLVLTAAAAFGLTALLRRREVNL; from the coding sequence ATGGCTGATCGACTAACCCTGACGCGGAGATCGCCGGCAGTCGCCCCGTTCGCGCGGAGGTCGGTCGGGCTCGCCCTCCGCGCGCGCAGACCTCTCGGCCTCGCCCCGCTCGCGTGGACGGCAATGGCCCTCTACGCGGCGTTCCTCATCTATCCGATCGTGCAGGGTCTCTTCAACAGCTTCACGAATGCGAGCCCGCTCGCGCTTTCGAGCGCCTTCGTGGGCCTCGACAACTACGTGGACTTGTTCACCGATCGCCGCCTGCTCTCGAGCCTCGGCTTCACCCTCCTCGTGACCGTGTTCGTGACCGTCGCGGCGAATGCGATCGGACTCGCCCTCGCATTACTGCTCAACCGCTCGACGACGAACTACCGGGTCATGAAGACGCTGATCTTCATCCCGCAGGTGCTCTCGGGGGTGATCGTCGCCTTCATCTGGAGGAGCATCCTCACCCAGAACGGCCTGCTCAACTCGGTGCTGCAGAACCTCGGTCTCATCGACGCGCCGGTCTCGTGGATCGGTACCCCCGGGCTCGCGGCGCTCGCCGTCTGCGTCGTCGTGAGCTGGGTGACGATCGCGTTCGCCACCGTCGTCTACACGGCCTCGCTGCAGTCGGTGCCGGCGGAGCTGTACGAGGCAGCGCGCATGGACGGGGCGGGGGTCTGGAGCAGATTCCGGAACGTCACCCTGCCGATGATCGCCCCCGGCACGACCATCAGCGTCGTGCTGTGCCTGATCACCACCTTCAAGCTCTACGACGTGATCGCCGTCCTGACCGGCGGAGGCCCGGCCGAATCGACCAAGTCGACCGCGTTCTACCTGATCACCGTGGCCTTCACCGACAACCGATTCGGCTACGGGTCCGCGATCGCGATGCTCTTGCTGGTATTGACCGCCGCGGCCGCGTTCGGCCTGACGGCGCTCCTGCGACGTCGAGAGGTGAACCTGTGA
- a CDS encoding ABC transporter substrate-binding protein: MSSNPRNMRRSLVAGVVTTAALVALAGCGGAPASDQSSAATFMTFETPAITPEFWDDSIAAALESVPGFEVERIVTPDADRNAYAKQLQASGQFPDLLASISPKDFIDADLLLPFEQEWLEANFLEPDANSIDGVTYQPPSNSQVLPMVFYNKVIFEEHDVDLPTTWDEFVAAVETFSAGAVTPIELAGLDPWSASMPVVALASADVLGSNPEWIQDRYDESVSFTDEEFVSAMQKQRDLIEAGAYSDSALSVDYATANTNFFDGKSAMYIMGSWLVGAFPADQAADFGAFPLPTDDGSVVVPLNVGGTMSVSSKAADAEKSMAFAKAWTLAPESMKTLIETDGAFPLFKNIAFEDFGATVTPLYDDAYAYVTEDTVKVSAFGWVTNDDALPPGVADKFYSLSQSLFSNADVEGQLAQLDADWDAAVAE; encoded by the coding sequence ATGAGCAGCAATCCCAGAAATATGCGCCGGTCGCTCGTGGCCGGCGTCGTGACGACAGCGGCGCTCGTGGCGCTCGCGGGTTGTGGCGGAGCCCCGGCGTCGGATCAGAGCTCGGCCGCCACGTTCATGACCTTCGAGACTCCCGCGATCACCCCCGAGTTCTGGGACGATTCGATCGCCGCGGCCCTCGAGAGCGTTCCCGGGTTCGAGGTGGAGCGGATCGTGACCCCTGACGCCGACCGCAACGCGTATGCCAAGCAGCTTCAGGCATCAGGCCAGTTCCCAGATCTCCTCGCCTCGATCAGCCCGAAGGACTTCATCGACGCCGATCTCCTCCTTCCGTTCGAGCAGGAGTGGCTGGAGGCCAACTTCCTCGAGCCCGACGCGAACTCGATCGACGGCGTCACCTATCAGCCGCCGAGCAATTCGCAGGTGCTGCCGATGGTGTTCTACAACAAGGTGATCTTCGAGGAGCACGACGTCGACCTGCCCACCACGTGGGATGAGTTCGTCGCCGCTGTCGAGACGTTCAGCGCAGGCGCTGTGACGCCGATCGAGCTCGCCGGACTCGACCCCTGGTCGGCCAGCATGCCCGTCGTCGCCCTCGCGAGCGCCGACGTGCTCGGATCGAACCCCGAGTGGATCCAGGATCGCTACGACGAGTCCGTGAGCTTCACCGACGAGGAGTTCGTCTCCGCCATGCAGAAGCAGCGCGACCTCATCGAGGCCGGGGCGTACTCCGATTCGGCACTCAGCGTCGACTACGCCACGGCCAACACCAACTTCTTCGATGGGAAGTCGGCCATGTACATCATGGGCAGCTGGCTGGTCGGTGCGTTCCCCGCCGATCAGGCCGCCGACTTCGGCGCCTTCCCGCTCCCCACCGACGACGGATCGGTCGTCGTACCGCTGAACGTCGGCGGCACGATGTCGGTCAGCTCGAAGGCCGCGGACGCAGAGAAGTCGATGGCATTCGCAAAGGCCTGGACCCTCGCCCCCGAGAGCATGAAGACGCTCATCGAGACCGACGGTGCATTCCCGCTCTTCAAGAACATCGCGTTCGAGGACTTCGGTGCGACGGTGACACCCCTGTACGACGACGCGTACGCCTACGTCACCGAGGACACCGTCAAGGTCAGCGCCTTCGGGTGGGTCACGAATGATGATGCGCTCCCTCCGGGCGTCGCCGACAAGTTCTACTCGCTGTCGCAGTCGCTGTTCTCCAACGCCGATGTCGAAGGCCAGCTCGCGCAACTCGATGCGGACTGGGACGCCGCGGTAGCCGAGTAG
- a CDS encoding mandelate racemase/muconate lactonizing enzyme family protein, with protein sequence MPVQTTGARSQTPAANTYSTATITSAEAWLCDLPVETVRTDAVQAFIKQETIFVRIVTADGSSGLGYSYTIGTGGQAVLAMLRGGMLEAVIGEDADRPDAVWYAAFNSTRATTVGAISSLALAAIDTAVWDSRSRRAGVPLWKLAGGASASVPLYDTEGGWLHLTPDELVHQAQATVERGMPGAKLKVGLPNVHDDLERLRAVRDAVGPDFHLMIDANQSLSGAEAIRRARLFDPLDIFWFEEPLPAEDLSGHEQLARSTPIPIAVGESMYSIGQFKEYLHRGAASVIQVDVARVGGITPWLKVAHLAESFNVRVAPHFLMELHLSLACAVPNALYLEHIPQLRAITTSEIMVRNGRALAPSSLGLGIDWDFDAMENLRVR encoded by the coding sequence ATGCCAGTGCAAACGACCGGCGCGCGCTCACAGACGCCCGCCGCGAACACCTATTCGACCGCGACGATCACCTCAGCCGAGGCCTGGTTGTGTGACCTTCCGGTCGAGACGGTGCGCACCGATGCCGTCCAAGCATTCATCAAGCAGGAGACGATCTTCGTGCGGATCGTCACCGCCGACGGATCGAGTGGTCTCGGCTACAGCTACACGATCGGCACCGGTGGCCAGGCGGTGTTGGCCATGCTGCGAGGCGGAATGCTCGAGGCGGTCATCGGCGAAGACGCCGATCGCCCCGACGCCGTCTGGTACGCCGCATTCAATTCGACGAGAGCCACGACCGTGGGCGCGATCTCGTCACTCGCCCTTGCGGCGATCGACACGGCCGTCTGGGACTCCCGCTCACGCCGGGCCGGCGTCCCATTGTGGAAGCTCGCTGGAGGAGCATCCGCCTCAGTGCCGCTCTACGACACCGAGGGTGGGTGGCTCCATCTCACGCCCGACGAACTCGTGCACCAGGCGCAGGCCACAGTCGAACGCGGGATGCCGGGCGCGAAGTTGAAGGTGGGGCTGCCCAATGTCCACGACGACCTCGAGCGGCTCCGTGCCGTCCGCGACGCGGTCGGGCCCGACTTCCACCTCATGATCGATGCCAACCAGTCCCTCAGCGGCGCGGAGGCGATCCGCCGAGCGCGACTCTTCGACCCGCTCGACATCTTCTGGTTCGAGGAGCCGCTCCCCGCCGAAGACCTCTCGGGTCACGAACAGCTCGCGCGCTCGACTCCGATTCCCATCGCGGTCGGCGAGAGCATGTACTCGATCGGCCAGTTCAAGGAATACCTCCACCGGGGAGCGGCATCCGTCATTCAGGTCGACGTGGCGCGGGTCGGCGGCATCACGCCGTGGCTCAAGGTCGCGCACCTCGCCGAGTCGTTCAACGTGCGCGTCGCACCCCACTTCCTCATGGAGCTGCACTTGTCGCTCGCGTGCGCCGTCCCCAACGCGCTGTACCTGGAACACATCCCGCAGCTTCGCGCGATCACCACGTCGGAGATCATGGTTCGCAACGGGCGTGCGCTCGCACCCAGCTCGCTGGGCCTCGGAATCGACTGGGACTTCGACGCGATGGAGAACCTGCGGGTCCGGTGA
- a CDS encoding GntR family transcriptional regulator, translating into MAKADILQAPRREILSDNVYLQLKSLIMNGQVRPGERMNIEDLSRRLDVSPTPVREALARLESEELAIKLPLRGYTTTNLLDAGQIVDLYDLRLLLEVPSAGRAAGRLTDAQANLLKEELSSVSEAPEETQYESYRAFVDHDARLHQLILTIAGNEMVTRAFIRLHGHLHLYRLAYDGRFGEHSLTEHEHLVEALLSRDPVAAEDAMRTHLTRARDRVLAGFEKQE; encoded by the coding sequence ATGGCCAAAGCGGATATCCTACAGGCTCCACGCCGCGAGATCCTCTCCGACAACGTGTACCTGCAGTTGAAGAGCTTGATCATGAATGGTCAGGTCCGGCCGGGCGAGCGCATGAACATCGAAGACCTCTCGCGCCGACTCGACGTCTCCCCGACCCCGGTCCGTGAGGCATTGGCGCGCCTCGAATCCGAAGAACTCGCGATCAAGCTTCCGCTGCGCGGCTACACGACGACGAACCTGCTCGACGCCGGCCAGATCGTGGACCTCTACGACCTGCGGCTCCTGCTCGAGGTGCCCTCCGCGGGCCGGGCCGCCGGGCGGCTGACCGACGCCCAGGCGAACCTTCTGAAGGAAGAGCTCTCGAGCGTCAGCGAGGCGCCCGAGGAGACCCAATACGAGTCCTATCGGGCCTTCGTCGATCACGATGCGCGCCTTCACCAGCTCATCCTGACGATCGCGGGCAACGAGATGGTCACGCGTGCGTTCATCCGGCTGCACGGCCATCTCCACCTCTATCGCCTCGCCTATGACGGCCGCTTCGGCGAGCACTCTCTCACCGAACACGAGCACCTGGTCGAGGCGTTGCTCAGTCGCGACCCCGTGGCGGCCGAAGACGCGATGCGCACGCACCTGACCCGAGCCCGGGACCGCGTCCTCGCCGGCTTCGAGAAGCAGGAGTAG
- a CDS encoding aldo/keto reductase, whose protein sequence is MRPIAAAMANHAPTNTSKALGRGGLHVGPLAFGVAALGNLYRAVEPEVAHDAVDAAWESGVRYFDVAPHYGLGLAEERLGAALAGRPREEFIISTKVGRLLVETDAYPGERDDDGFDVERTHVRVRDYSRDGVLRSIEASLQRTGLDRIDIALVHDPDDHSREALEGAFPALEELRHQGVITSYGAGMNQSRMLADFIRETDSDVVMVAGRYSLLEHRALDDLLPLAFERGVSVIAAGVFNSGLLAVDRPTGDANYDYTAAAPAVVERAHRIADVCEQHGITLPTAAAQFPFGHPAVATVCLGARSRAQVERNARLFEAEIPAEFWADLVAAELLPEDVPTPVAVVA, encoded by the coding sequence ATGAGACCGATTGCTGCGGCGATGGCGAACCACGCCCCGACGAACACGTCCAAGGCACTCGGGCGGGGCGGACTGCACGTGGGTCCGCTCGCCTTCGGTGTGGCAGCGCTCGGCAACCTGTATCGGGCCGTCGAGCCCGAGGTCGCCCACGATGCCGTCGACGCCGCATGGGAGTCCGGCGTGCGCTACTTCGACGTGGCTCCGCACTACGGGCTGGGCCTGGCCGAGGAGCGACTCGGCGCGGCGTTGGCCGGCCGTCCGCGAGAGGAGTTCATCATCTCGACCAAGGTCGGGCGACTTCTCGTCGAGACGGATGCGTACCCAGGAGAACGAGACGACGACGGCTTCGACGTCGAACGAACACACGTGCGAGTTCGCGACTACTCTCGCGACGGGGTCCTCCGGTCGATCGAGGCGTCGTTGCAGCGCACCGGCCTCGATCGAATCGACATCGCCCTCGTCCACGATCCCGACGACCACTCTCGTGAAGCACTCGAGGGTGCGTTTCCCGCGCTCGAAGAGCTTCGACATCAAGGGGTGATCACCTCGTACGGGGCCGGAATGAATCAGTCCAGGATGCTCGCCGACTTCATTCGCGAGACCGACTCGGACGTGGTCATGGTCGCGGGGCGCTACTCCCTGCTCGAGCATCGCGCCCTCGACGATCTGCTGCCGCTCGCGTTCGAACGCGGGGTGTCCGTCATCGCCGCTGGCGTGTTCAACTCGGGACTTCTGGCGGTCGACCGGCCGACTGGTGACGCCAACTACGACTACACCGCGGCGGCGCCTGCCGTCGTCGAGCGTGCACACCGCATCGCGGACGTGTGCGAGCAGCACGGGATCACCCTCCCGACCGCGGCTGCGCAGTTCCCGTTCGGCCATCCCGCGGTTGCGACCGTGTGCCTCGGTGCGCGGTCTCGAGCGCAGGTCGAGCGGAACGCCCGGCTCTTCGAGGCGGAGATCCCCGCGGAGTTCTGGGCCGATCTCGTTGCCGCGGAACTCCTGCCTGAAGACGTTCCGACACCTGTGGCCGTGGTGGCGTGA
- a CDS encoding phosphotransferase family protein, translating into MSDPLATGRTQLTVESVVDYVADRGIEVGGRNRVTALVGGVSGSVFLVEGTHRRIVVKQALDQLLVKDPWFAKPERAQTEAAALDLFHKVTGGHVPELLDSDDDRFTLVMTAAPSTWRPWKTDLLAGDFDADAARATAWVLGSVLANWHRATHDDRATAERFADDEAFEQLRVGPFHRTVLARHPDLDDPIEQCVRDLVERRECLVHGDFSPKNVLVDPIDPERGWVLDFEVARYGAAVFDLAFLHCHLILKAIHNVARSAALGQVATEFQASYAAAAGPALTELASSRLGWQTACLLLARVDGTSPAGYLTPSERALVSEFAIEMLSTPDRPIHELWAHLRERTP; encoded by the coding sequence GTGAGTGACCCGCTGGCCACCGGCCGCACCCAGCTGACCGTCGAGTCCGTTGTGGACTACGTCGCCGACCGCGGGATCGAGGTGGGCGGGCGCAACCGGGTGACCGCGCTGGTCGGCGGCGTCTCCGGCAGCGTCTTCCTGGTCGAAGGCACTCACCGGCGCATCGTCGTGAAGCAAGCGCTCGACCAGCTCCTCGTGAAGGACCCGTGGTTCGCCAAGCCCGAGCGCGCCCAGACCGAAGCGGCGGCCCTCGACCTCTTCCACAAGGTCACCGGCGGGCACGTTCCTGAGCTCCTCGATTCAGACGACGATCGATTCACGCTCGTGATGACCGCGGCCCCTTCGACCTGGCGCCCCTGGAAGACCGACCTCCTGGCCGGCGACTTCGACGCCGATGCGGCGAGGGCCACCGCCTGGGTGCTGGGCTCTGTGCTCGCGAACTGGCACCGCGCGACTCACGACGACCGGGCGACCGCCGAGCGATTCGCTGACGACGAGGCCTTCGAGCAGCTTCGTGTCGGGCCGTTCCACCGAACCGTACTGGCTCGGCATCCCGATCTCGACGACCCCATCGAGCAGTGCGTGCGCGACCTGGTCGAGCGACGCGAGTGCCTGGTGCACGGGGACTTCTCACCCAAGAACGTCCTCGTCGATCCCATCGATCCCGAACGAGGGTGGGTCCTCGACTTCGAGGTCGCGCGCTATGGCGCCGCGGTGTTCGACCTGGCCTTCCTGCACTGCCACCTGATCCTGAAGGCGATCCACAACGTCGCCAGATCAGCGGCGCTCGGCCAGGTTGCCACCGAATTCCAGGCGTCGTATGCCGCGGCGGCCGGCCCAGCCCTCACCGAACTGGCGTCATCGCGGCTGGGCTGGCAGACCGCTTGCCTGCTGCTCGCGCGTGTCGACGGGACCTCGCCCGCCGGCTACCTGACCCCGTCAGAGCGCGCGCTCGTCAGCGAGTTCGCGATCGAGATGTTGAGCACCCCCGACCGTCCGATCCACGAACTCTGGGCACACCTCCGGGAGAGAACTCCATGA
- the eno gene encoding phosphopyruvate hydratase, producing the protein MTTATTIAELISWEALDSRGRPTVAVRVVLSGGVSANACVPSGASTGSHEALELRDGGGRYGGRGVRTAVNNVRVALADAVVGLDVADRDAVDLALRAADTSPGFAKLGANAILAVSVASARAAAAAAGTSLARHIRGDGPLPIPMPMVNILSGGAHAGGLIDIQDLLVIPTASSSFAEAIEWAAAVREATADLARHCAFREAVLVADEGGLGLALDSNREALELLVDGIVHAGFTPGEDVHIALDVAATEFYRDGAYDLATEGRRLGSAELVDEVRAWCSDFPVVSVEDVVAEDDWDGWIRATEALGASVDLVGDDLFVTDVDRLKRGIETGAANSVLVKVNQNGTLMGAREVLRLAHDNGYRTVVSARSGETEDAWLVDLAVGWGAGQIKVGSTHRSERVAKWNRLLELEATEDTAFAGPWPDGRPTRTVLSRTA; encoded by the coding sequence ATGACCACAGCAACCACCATCGCCGAGTTGATCTCCTGGGAAGCACTCGACTCCCGCGGTCGCCCCACCGTCGCGGTCCGGGTCGTCTTGAGCGGGGGCGTGAGCGCGAACGCCTGCGTTCCCTCCGGGGCATCCACCGGCTCGCATGAGGCCCTGGAACTGCGCGACGGCGGCGGGCGGTACGGCGGTCGTGGTGTGCGGACCGCCGTGAACAACGTGAGGGTGGCGCTCGCCGATGCCGTCGTCGGCCTCGACGTCGCCGACCGCGACGCCGTCGACCTCGCCTTGCGTGCCGCCGACACCAGCCCGGGGTTCGCGAAACTCGGCGCGAACGCCATCCTGGCCGTCTCGGTCGCCTCGGCGAGGGCGGCCGCCGCCGCCGCCGGAACCTCGCTGGCACGCCACATCCGGGGTGACGGGCCGCTGCCGATCCCCATGCCGATGGTGAACATCCTCTCCGGGGGCGCGCACGCGGGCGGGCTCATCGACATCCAAGACCTCCTGGTGATCCCGACCGCATCCAGCAGCTTCGCCGAAGCGATCGAGTGGGCCGCCGCGGTCCGTGAAGCCACCGCCGACCTCGCCCGGCACTGCGCATTCCGCGAGGCCGTGCTCGTCGCCGATGAGGGCGGCCTCGGGCTGGCGCTCGACTCGAACCGCGAGGCGCTGGAACTCCTCGTCGACGGCATCGTCCACGCGGGGTTCACCCCAGGCGAAGACGTGCATATCGCGCTGGATGTCGCCGCGACGGAGTTCTACCGCGACGGGGCGTACGACCTCGCCACGGAAGGACGACGTCTGGGCTCCGCCGAACTCGTCGACGAGGTGCGGGCGTGGTGCTCCGACTTTCCCGTCGTCTCGGTCGAGGACGTCGTGGCCGAGGACGACTGGGACGGCTGGATCCGAGCGACCGAGGCGCTCGGGGCATCCGTCGATCTTGTCGGCGACGACCTCTTCGTCACGGACGTCGACCGGCTCAAGCGCGGCATCGAAACGGGTGCAGCAAACTCGGTCCTCGTGAAGGTCAACCAGAACGGCACCCTCATGGGCGCACGAGAAGTCCTGAGGCTCGCGCACGACAACGGATACCGGACCGTCGTCTCCGCCCGCTCCGGCGAAACCGAGGATGCATGGCTCGTCGACCTCGCCGTCGGGTGGGGTGCCGGGCAGATCAAGGTCGGCTCGACGCACCGTTCGGAGCGCGTAGCCAAGTGGAATCGGCTCCTCGAGCTCGAGGCGACCGAAGACACGGCGTTCGCCGGTCCATGGCCCGACGGCCGACCGACGCGAACCGTGCTCTCGCGAACCGCCTGA